ACTTGACAATCTCAAAGTCTCAAACAAACTTGATTTAGGTTTGACATAATTACTAACTAGTCGATGAAGGTCGAATTAAAAGATAACATAAATATAGATTTCTTATTGAAGCAGtgaagaaaatatacaagaaacaGAGCTGCTGTAAAATAGAAAGCTGCAGGTAAAAGGAAACTAAAACAAAGACATCAACATCATTAGATCAACAAATGAGCACAAAGTTCTCAGAGTATGATGCTAATGCCATTAATTTCTATCTTGGTCTTTCTTCTTTATACCTAAAGACCCAAGAAAACATGTACAGTAATATgaaagagatgatcagaaaaagTAATCAGTCTACTGTAAGGCACGCAGATATGACGAAATCTCAGTATTTGTTGATTTTTGACCAATAGAAACAACTCATGTAAAGATCAAAAGCCATGTTAACAGAGTCACTTGAAAAGGACAAAACTTTAGATCAACTTTATAACTAGGATCGAGGCATACCTTCAGCCTCAGTGTATCTGAAGAAGTCCTGGACAGAGAACAGCTTTTTTTTGTCGGGATGATCTTTACTAGGTCGTCCTAACTGAGGCAAGAGCTCAATTAGTTCTGTTATTGAAACTGTGGACAATGTTGATCTCAAACGCTCGACATTGGATAATGGAATACTGAGCAAACCATTCGCTAAACTTCTTGCGGAATTTCCAGTGCTCTCTTCTTGACCACCAATATCGTTAACACcatcttctctctcttctcccaCGGAAGAATCTACATCAACAATACTTGAAGGAACACCTCCTACTCTAGCAAAATTCAGATTCCCAAGAAACCCATTGACATCAGCTCTTTTCCCCTCTAAAATACTGACAAAAATCTTGAAATGATCAAACTTATTGACAGGCGAAGGAATTTGATTAGACTCGGCAATCTGACATTCCTTCTGTTGGACTCCTATGTCAAACTTTTGAAGATTCAGAGCTACTTGATCAAAAAGAAAACCAAGAAAGCACTCAACTGATAAATTCTTTCCCTCTTTGTGCTTCTTTTCCTTCACATAATTTACCCTCAGATTATCTTTAACATCATCACGAGCTCTATCCTCATTGCTCGCCTTCTGAACACGCTTTTTCACAGTCTTAAAGGGGCTCGGAACAGCCTGAACAAAACCATTCATCAACAATGACCAAGCCACAGCAAATTGCAGACAATTCACACAACTCCCATCCCCTTTGCTGCCACCATACTTCTCCTTCAACCCTTTCCTAGCCACATTATTGCTCCCTTTATTGGTCTGCCCATTATTCCCAAACATTCCAACGAACATCTTAATCGGTAACTTTATCAACAAGCCCTTCTTTTTCTCATCACCTTGCTTAACTACACTCATTTTCTTGACATCTAATCCAGAACCACAACTACTAGTACAACTCTCAACTTTCCCAGTCTTTAGACCAGGCCAACAATGCTCAAAATCCTTGGCCACTTTCTTAATACCTAACTCTATCGGCGAAAATGCATTCTTAACAAATTGTACTGAATTCAGAAATGACTCAACAGGGTCTCCAGTCCCAGATACCACCACCATCACTTAAACACTACACCTTCTTACTCTACCACAAATATCAACCAAACCTAATAAAGAACAAGCcccaattgattatttgaaaataatattcACAAAACAACCACAAGATTCAATAAGAAACAGATTCAAATAAACCCTAACTGTACAAGAACAAAATTCAATAGGATAAGAAGGCACAAAAGTAATTCATACCCATTTGCGGATAAGGGAATGGGCTCAAAATGAGTACTTTACAGTGTGGTCAACTGTTATATACACAAATTGTAGGATAAAGGATGAATCTTGAAAATGGAAGATAAATGATTTGTGTATATGAGAATTGGGTTTTGCTTAATTTCTTGTTATTGTTTTACCGGAAACTGAAAATTTTATCCAGCAAAATTTTAGAAGCCACTAATATTCTTCAGATCAAATCCCAAAGATATGATGACTGTGAAGTGTAAGAGAACAACCAGAAAAACAAGAAAGTATAACAAGAAAAATAGCTCatctatccttttttttttttaaatacataaattattgGTAATAAAATAATCTTGGGAatcaaaaaaactaaaaaaaaagacttccacttatcatttttcatatatGATTAGAATGACATAAATACCCCTAAAATAAGGAAGTTTTTATTAGCTTATAAAAACAGCAGGTGAGGGTAAATTTGAGTGCTAGAGGAGTAATGGAGTGGCTGGAGTTTATTGGATTaattggaatatatatatatatatatatatatatatatatatatatatatatatatatatatatatatatatatatatatatatatatatatatatatatatatattggaaaaAGCGTGCAAATATTAGGTATTCACTTTCAACTAATTAAAGTGATTTTTCAAAATAATATCTTTTGTTTTTTGGgaaggtgggattttggataaAGACTGGGGTTGAGATGGTGAATGTGGATAATATTGGGTGACGTAGCGTCTATTTGGAAATCGGCAAATTTTTGGCATTTTGCGTCTGGTTGTTGTTTACTTGTTCGCAAGGTGGTTCATGGACTTGCATCTCATTTAATTCCCATGCAATCCTTGTTAATTCGCATTTATCCTTTTATCCAAATTAGTTCAGCTGTCTTAACTTAGGATATTTTTAttgagaaatatatatttttccgCTTCTAAACTAATAGtcaataatatataattatatatattatatactttttggctagcaaatataattaattttgccCGATTCGCCAATTTTCTATTTTGCCCTGTTTTAGTTATCCCGATTTGGCCCTTTACATTACTTGAGCAAATTTTTTTATCCGACTAGATAAACATAGTAGCTTATCATAAAAATCATATCTTCTTAGTTCACATAATCTTTAATTTGTGTAAGGTAAATATTTCAGCATGTTCCACATATCAAGTTGTGATGGATCAGATGTATGAGAAATGCAATTGTACAAATGTATAATAATTTTTCTTGAGCTAATAACCGTTGAATAAGGGTTAAACAATAGGGCACATTAgtataataaataattttcttGAGTTAAAAATTAAACGTTGAATGAGGAGTAAACAATAACGCATATTAGTGTATAAACATTTTTCTTGTGTACTTTTAGCTAGCGTTTGGgcataaattttaaaatttattttaaaaaaattgatttgggtgaagtttggtttgaaaataaaaatttgtttggacattatttttcaatacatattttactttttttttgaaaaaaacatGAAACGTGACTTATACTcataagttctaaaaactatcaaaaaTACTCAACAATACCAAACAAACAAACTTGTTAATCCTATATATGCAGAACCTTCATCGATGTCATtcattatcacaaaatatagtcCTGAATATATATAAGTTTGgcataaattattatttttataatgaactgcATAATACACTATACTTAAATCATAACCTAATATTTTAATATCAACTGCTAATAACACAATTACTAGCTATTACAATTTGTCAAATTACAATGATATTACAAGATCCATCAGTCCAAAAAGTTGATAATAACTAGCTGGTGGATTAGTTGGACCATAATAGATAGtggatttttttataaaatacaaaagtttgtgGGTAATTTTTGACATTGTTAAAATATTTACGGTAATATTTTGAGCCAAAAACATGTCTAGAGCtagttttgggatttgaaatttttttttttaaaatctgccaaaatacaaataaaatctATAAACAGGCAGGTTTTgccaaaaaaaaattttaaaaaaaaattgccaaaatctatggccaaactgAGGCTTAATGATTTCAGCATTGGTTactttaaggggtcgtttggtaatgtgtataagaatagtgttgaataaggtgtattagtaatatgaggattagtaatgcatgggttaataatgcaagcattagttatgtagagattattttttatccactgtttggtgtggtgtattaaaaattaaaatgcattgcataatttttaataaaattagtTATTTACAAAAATGTCCTCCATATTCTTTAGCTTTACGGAACTTTAACTATAATTTTATCTCTAACCATGCTAATACATGCATTAATAACTTTGGTATTGCTAATACCATGGTTTACTATATACtagttatacataggataataccaaatagattgtataactaatacttgaaTTAGTAATACATAAATTAAAAAAGTATACCTAAACAAGGATTAGTAATACCAAAAATTAATGTATACATTTCTCCAATACGTCCTACCAAAAGAACCCTAAGAACCTAAAAGAATAGGTAAGAACCTAAAATATTGTACTTTACTACTTACTCTCGTATAAAAAGGGTGAAAGTACGTGCAATCACAAATAAGTATATGATGTGACTAATTACAGAGTACAAATAGACATTCatatgtatgtataaataatcAAACTTATCCAAGATTTGAAAGGTTTCCTTCCATCAAACTTATCTCATTCCTTTAGTATTTCGGAATTTCACGTAGACAACCAATGCCGTTTATATACGTTGGGATTTCGTCGAATAAAAACTATTTGTAcatattattactattagtagtatatttcacctttttctttttttttttctattaattttttttaattcaaagcaTCCATCATGGCGAAGGGGGGTTTTAGGCATGAACTTTACTTGTATATAATCGAAAAGCAGAAAAACATGGAGGAGGATGTATCCTTTTGCCCCCAGTACATAATGAAGAATGATATGCATCATCCTTGAGGTCGGTTGCTCAAATCTAATCTGCCTAGCTTGGGAGATCCTTTCCATTACATTTTGACTACAAAATATTTCACAAAAAGATGATAATTCTACTGATACTAGGAATATACAAAAAGTTATTTTATCCATTGAAAACATCATTAACAACAAACTGATTCTTTTTTGGCTTGAATCTAAAGTTTGATATGTCTTCTCTATCCAACAATACAGGATCTCTAACATGATATGGACAACTTGTCATGCTGGTGAAAATCACATGATCCTTCAAACTCTCTCCCGAATTTGCCAACAAGTCGGCCACCATATTAACTTTTCTGTATATATGTAAACAAAAGTAAAGCATTGATCATGTAATATCTCTTGAATCTGCTCCAAAATTAGTCCTATCTCCCAAGGTGGTTTTAGTTTGTTGTTAATCAAAGTAACAAGAAATAATGAATCAGATTCTACAATAATATTGCCTTTTAATTCTATCCTTGCACAAAAGCATTCCTTTTAGTATTGCCTTTGCTTCAGCCATATTGTTACTGCAATGGCCATAGAAATCAGCAAAAGCACAAATAAAATCCCCATTCGCATCTCTAATTACGCCTACGCCACCAGAGCTTCCTGGATTACCTTTGCTACATCCGTCTGTATTTAACTTAAGGCAACTTGTCCCTGGCTTGGTCCATCTCACCACTTAGCTAGATATTATATGTTGTACCCTCTCGGTTGCTAGACACATTTCCATCCATGACTGTGGCAACCGTAGCTTCGAGAATTTATAATTTAAATGCGAAATCATAAATTTGCACACCTGATGAATGATGACTCTAGCAGACATATTTATCCCTTCAAACTTGGCTTGCACCTACTCTTCCATATTTCCCACGAGATAACAGAAGGTAAGCATTGAATTAAAGTAGCGTGAACTCCATTTTTAGGTACAGTTAACCGCCATCCCATAGCCATTTTCCTTATGTCTCTCTGGCTCATTTTAACTCCATGACAGTTAGCAAAGTACGCACACACTTGTCTTGAAACTTGACTCTCACAAAATAAGTGGTGACTAGCTTCTTGTTCATgcttggaacaacaacaacatttAAAGGGGAAAATAATTCCAAGTCTGTTGATTATTTCATTAGTGGGTAATTTTCCTTGAAGTAGTCTTTTCATGAAAAAAGAAACTTGGAAGGGCAATTTTTTTTGCCATATCATACTATTTGTAAAAGTCCTAGTTCTGTGCTTTCTCGTTTTTTCCCAAGCTGATCTACATGAAAAAGATACAGTATGGTTCAAAGTCCACACTGGATTATCTTCCTTGTCCTCCCTAATTTGGATAGATAGAATAGAACTTACCATATTTGTCGGTAGGATAGGGTGCAACTTTGCTTGGTTCCATCTcccattttcaataaaatcctaGGTCTTAATGTTTTTTGATGCATTACTGAGATTAATACACTTGGCTAAGGATCCCTTTCCGGTCTAATTATCCCACCAGAGTGAAATATTCCCTTTGCCAATCCTCCAGAATACATATTTCTCAGCCTCCTTCTTGATGCTCATTAATCTTCTCCAAGTATGAGACTGGTCATAAGAACTTTTTCTAGCAACATGATGCTTGATTTTGCAGTATTTAGCCTCTAAAAGATCTTTCAATAGAGATTTTGGGTCCTAAAGCTCCACTATATTTTAGCCGCAAAAGCATTACATATATCCTGTAAAGACCTGAACCCCACCCCACCTTCTATAGTAGGAAAACAAAGTTTTTCCCATGCTATCTAGTGGTGTTTCTTTTTGTCATTATCCTTTCCCTAAAAAACACTAGCCATAACTTTTCAGCTTGAAGTAAAGCAGTGTTAGGGGGATGAAACATAAAAAATAGGTGAAGAGGTAAAGCAGTGAGAATTGACTTTATCAATACAACTTTACCACCAAAAGAGAGAAGTTTACCGTGCCAACCTTTCAACCTGTTAGAGAATTTGGCCAACATGCCATTGAAATAACTTCCTCCCAGCATAAATAGGAAAACCAAGGTACTGCATTGAGAATTGATAGTGAGGACAACACAAAATATTCCTAATATCACATATTCTGCTACCATTGAAATTAGGAGGAACATAAATGGCAGACTTCTGTCTATTTACCATTTGCCCAGAATTGTTTTTATACACCGCCAACTTTGATATCATTAACTTCAGAGAGAGAGGATCTTCAGAAGAGAACAACATTGTATCATCTGCATAGCATAGGTATGTGTGTGAGAGGGTAGGTCCTTTCTTATCACATGAAAAGGGAATAAAACCTTCAGTTAGTAAAGAATCCATCAGTCTAGATAAGAGTTCAGCTCCAATAACAAATTATAATAattcgactggtcgttttgagcattagcATTTTGTTAGGTGGTTTAAGGTTTTGAGTAGCTTAGTATTGTGTATTAAAACTTATGTGTGTGCCCGGGttcgattttcggatgattcaggatcgattggaagaaggattcgtgttttagaagcttaagtggcaatagttgaccgaaatttgacttttgtgtagatgactctgaaatagtgttttgatgattctaataactttgtatggtgattttggacttaggcgtatgctcggatttggatttggagttccgtaggttgatttgatgcattttggcgaaagttagaaagttgaaggtttggaaggttgagaggtttgaccgggagttaactTAGTTGATATTGGATTCATATTGCgatttcgggagttggaatagctctttcgtatcatttgggacttgcatacaaattttgacgtcattccggattgatttaatATGATTCAGCACAAGTTGTAGAAGTTAAaggttcattagttcattaggcttgaattgagatgtgattcgtagttttgatgttgtttgatgtgatttgaggcctcgagcaggtctgcGTGATATTataaaacttgttggtatgtttggacggggcctcgggtgtgtttcggatgtgctTCGAGCCATTTCCTCCCATTTTAGATTGTTATTCTGGCATCTGGTGTTTTCTTATTCGCGTTCACATAGTGCTATGGTGGAATCAGGCATTTTGTTCTTCATGGTCGTGAAGAGGCAACCGCATTCGTGAAGCATGAAAGATTGTGGCTTTCGCGTTCGCTTAGTACACATCGCGATCACGTTTAAGGAAAAGCTAGAAGGGCATCAGGTGTTTGttgtacgcgatcgcgtgagagtaatcgcgttcgcgaagtgtgcTGGAGATTGCTTGTCGCATTCACAACATGtttcacgcattcgcgaagaacgtTTTTGACAACttgtattttgtgcttcgcgatcgcgaagcatattCCACGATCGCAATGAGTAAATCAATAGGCAgaatataagtactctatttcgagggatATGATATGTTTATCACtatttgagttagagagctcggttttggcgattttggagggaattttcgCGTGTTGGATTGGGATAAATATTCTTTAcccggatttgattatatttcatgatttcatctttgtttttatcattaaattagtgatttgaattggagaaattgaggatttttgtaaaaaaactttctaaaatgtaaaatgaggatttgaaggccgatttgatgtTTGAataggataattttggtatgattggactcgtatcaAAATGAGagatcggattttatgagttttgtcgggttccgatgtgcgggcccgggttgaccggggttgactttttagttttcattaaagatcaaaactttattatccgaaattattttttatgatttttatttatgatattagttattttggctagattcgagccatccgGAGGGTGTTTCAcatgagaaggtcattttagagttttaatttagcttctttgaggtaagaatctagcctaaccttgtgtgggggaactaccccttaggattttgaatttattgtattattcgaattatgtgaaagacatgtacacgaggtgacgagtgcgtactcgggcttatatgtaaaAATTGACCGATTTAggctcttaggcttctttcatgtatttatttaaagttgttacatgttatatcttttatttgtcaagtttgttctttcatgtatttatttttaattgttagcacatgttatatatTTTATCTGTCAAGTTTATcctcacatgctttatttgaagttattgttacatATCATATCCTTTACTTGTCAAATTTACTCTTATaggctttatttgaagttgttacctttTTTCTTGTAATGTGACCTCTTTTATTATTGATTTactcttaattaaaattattgtTACATGATATCTTTTGTTGTCGgtttattctcatgcatttagacgtagtagctagttcatgccatctctttcattgttagcttatTTCACATactagaatttggaagtttgccacttcatggaaataccttcattattgagtttattcttaagcaattaattgaagttgaagtgattgaaagtcattaatctattttagttgaagttgttgtttaaTGGGGTGAtgttcattgttgagttactttccccgttcattttattgttattgagattttgtgaACATTGTGTTTGAGTCGGGGCTATGTGATGTGGTGATATTAGCATTGTTGTTGTTAagaagttgtggcatatgggcacttgtggtaccAGTTAATATGTCATGTTATTGTGAttttagcacatgaaaatttgtggtgtggattgattgttgttatgcagagcataagggtggcatctcaatGTTGATAATTGTGCAGAGCAATCTAGCTGGCTATTGTattattgtcagggcggagtgatacaGGTAGCTATCAGAGTGTTACGGGTAGCTATCGGagtgataagagtggctattgtgTAAATGTCGGgcgaagcgataagggtggttattaTGATATTATCAAtacggagagataagggtggcaatatcagggatgatgtgtgatgtcCTTGGGgcattatgttgatgatattcatCTGATGGTGTGtttttccttgtgtatgtcatacaccttacGCGACTTCTTGTGTTGCTTCAATGATCTACTCGATGtttttgatattacttgttgacttggattgtaatagtacactcgcacaagcatacaccgtagcatgccatTTACACcagttcaggagtatgaaacttggcattttcaggagtataaaacttgacatttattgatcatgcccatgtattcttgtattatctgcttTCATTGTGATAATGAGCTTGTGACCACGCCTGTcgaattgtgattgtgagcctttGATCATGCCGGGTGGATTGagatattgacacgtgagttatctgtgcggtTGTGATTAGAAATTTGGGTACAAGGTGCCGTGAGCATATGATTTGTGGTTTGAGACTCGTGActtatgattatgagatgaggtatctcggaGTAATTCGTTGTGAGACTTGTGTTAGAACGACTTGATTAGTTGGTTGTC
The sequence above is drawn from the Nicotiana tabacum cultivar K326 chromosome 13, ASM71507v2, whole genome shotgun sequence genome and encodes:
- the LOC107824374 gene encoding uncharacterized protein LOC107824374 isoform X2, translated to MVVVSGTGDPVESFLNSVQFVKNAFSPIELGIKKVAKDFEHCWPGLKTGKVESCTSSCGSGLDVKKMSVVKQGDEKKKGLLIKLPIKMFVGMFGNNGQTNKGSNNVARKGLKEKYGGSKGDGSCVNCLQFAVAWSLLMNGFVQAVPSPFKTVKKRVQKASNEDRARDDVKDNLRVNYVKEKKHKEGKNLSVECFLGFLFDQVALNLQKFDIGVQQKECQIAESNQIPSPVNKFDHFKIFVSILEGKRADVNGFLGNLNFARVGGVPSSIVDVDSSVGEEREDGVNDIGGQEESTGNSARSLANGLLSIPLSNVERLRSTLSTVSITELIELLPQLGRPSKDHPDKKKLFSVQDFFRYTEAEGKRFFEELDRDGDGQVTLEDLEIAMRKRKLPKRYAHEFMRRARSHLFSKSFGWKQFLSLMEQKEPTILRAYTSLALSKSGTLQKSEILASLNNAGLPANEDNAIAMMRFLSADAEESISYGHFRNFMLLLPSDRLQEDPRNIWFEAATVVAVPPPVEIPAGSVLKSALAGGLSCALSTSIMHPVDTIKTQVQASTLTFPQIISKLPELGARGLYRGSIPAILGQFSSHGLRTGIFEASKVVLINIAPTLPELQVQSVASFCSTFLGTAVRIPCEVLKQRLQAGLFDNVGAAIIGTWQQDGLKGFFRGTGATLCREIPFYVVGMGLYAESKKCNSFWGESWSLGKQLQLELYLVVLQPS